A genome region from Mycobacteriales bacterium includes the following:
- a CDS encoding MFS transporter has product MSAAPDTSKYKWTALFICTLGVLMATIDASITLIAMPDIFRGIHIDPLQAGNSFYLLWMILGFMVVTSVLVVSLGRIGDIYGRVRIYNLGFAIFTLFSLLLTVTWNTGHAAGIYLIVMRLFQGVGAAMLIANSSAILTDAFPVNQRGMALGINQAVAFGGTFLGLVLGGVLAPINWRLIFLVSVPIGLFATVWGYLKLQELSERHHSSIDVWGNVTFAVGLVLIMIGLTYGIEPYHGHSMGWGSPAVISELVCGVALIAAFCVIETRVPEPMFRLQLFKIRAFTAGVLASFLAALSRGGLMFTLIIWLQGIWLPRHGVDFADTPLKAGIAMLPLTFGLFIAGPLSGVLSDRFGARPFATGGMIGTAVFFGVLELLPINFSYPEFAVLLFFLGLTMAMFGSPNRAAVMNALPPRHRGAGSGMNSTFQNSAQVLSIGMFFTLMIVGFSSSLPQTLYHGLTQQGVPAAVATHVSHLPPVATLFAAFLGYNPIQHLVGSQVLSGLSAHQQAVLTSRNFFPSMISGPFKTGLHAALDLAIAMSILAAGASWIRGGKYHYTEPDEIAVPEAVAAAS; this is encoded by the coding sequence GTGAGCGCCGCCCCCGACACCAGCAAGTACAAGTGGACGGCGCTGTTCATCTGCACGCTCGGCGTGCTGATGGCCACGATCGACGCCTCGATCACGCTGATCGCGATGCCGGACATCTTCCGCGGCATCCACATCGACCCGTTGCAGGCCGGCAACAGCTTCTACCTGCTCTGGATGATCCTCGGCTTCATGGTCGTGACCAGCGTGCTGGTCGTGAGCCTCGGCCGGATCGGTGACATCTACGGCCGGGTCCGCATCTACAACCTCGGCTTCGCGATCTTCACCCTGTTCTCGCTGCTGCTGACCGTGACCTGGAACACCGGTCACGCCGCCGGCATCTACCTGATCGTGATGCGGCTGTTCCAGGGCGTGGGCGCGGCGATGCTGATCGCCAACTCCTCGGCGATCCTCACTGACGCGTTCCCGGTCAACCAGCGGGGGATGGCGCTCGGGATCAACCAGGCGGTCGCCTTCGGCGGGACGTTCCTCGGCCTCGTCCTCGGCGGCGTGCTCGCGCCGATCAACTGGCGGCTGATCTTCCTGGTGTCGGTGCCGATCGGCCTGTTCGCCACGGTGTGGGGCTATCTCAAGCTTCAAGAGCTCTCGGAGCGCCACCACTCCTCGATCGACGTGTGGGGAAACGTCACGTTTGCGGTCGGGCTCGTGCTGATCATGATCGGGCTGACCTACGGGATCGAGCCCTACCACGGTCACTCGATGGGCTGGGGGAGCCCCGCGGTCATCAGCGAGCTGGTCTGCGGGGTGGCGTTGATCGCGGCGTTCTGCGTGATCGAGACCCGCGTCCCCGAACCGATGTTCCGGCTGCAGCTGTTCAAGATCCGGGCGTTCACCGCCGGGGTGCTCGCCAGCTTCCTCGCCGCGCTCTCTCGCGGCGGGCTGATGTTCACGCTGATCATCTGGCTGCAGGGGATCTGGCTGCCTCGCCACGGCGTCGACTTCGCCGACACCCCGCTGAAGGCCGGGATCGCGATGCTGCCGCTGACGTTCGGCCTGTTCATCGCAGGGCCGTTGTCGGGCGTCCTGTCCGATCGCTTCGGTGCGCGGCCCTTCGCCACGGGCGGGATGATCGGTACGGCGGTCTTCTTCGGCGTCCTCGAGCTGCTGCCGATCAACTTCAGCTATCCGGAGTTCGCCGTACTGCTGTTCTTCCTCGGCTTGACGATGGCGATGTTCGGCTCACCCAACCGCGCCGCGGTGATGAACGCGCTGCCACCGCGGCATCGCGGCGCCGGGTCGGGGATGAACTCAACGTTCCAGAACTCCGCACAGGTGCTGTCCATCGGGATGTTCTTCACCCTGATGATCGTCGGGTTCTCCTCCTCGCTGCCGCAGACGCTCTACCACGGGCTGACCCAGCAGGGCGTCCCTGCCGCGGTCGCGACCCACGTCTCGCACCTGCCGCCGGTGGCGACGCTGTTCGCGGCGTTCCTCGGCTACAACCCGATCCAGCACCTTGTCGGCTCGCAGGTCCTGTCGGGGCTCAGCGCTCATCAGCAGGCGGTGCTGACCAGCCGCAACTTCTTCCCGAGCATGATCAGCGGCCCGTTCAAGACGGGACTGCACGCTGCACTCGACCTCGCGATCGCGATGAGCATCCTTGCGGCGGGTGCGTCCTGGATCCGGGGCGGCAAGTACCACTACACCGAGCCCGACGAGATCGCGGTCCCGGAGGCCGTCGCCGCCGCGTCGTAG
- a CDS encoding ferritin-like domain-containing protein — translation MEKGPVTSAYRADVDRVIEVMNAALATETVCALRYRQHHFVATGLDAEPVAAEFLVHANEEQEHADRLATRIAQLGGKPDFNPDTLTSRSHSEYETADSLETMIRENLVAERIAIASYTEIINWLGTSDPTTRRLFEDILAVEEEHADDLIGFLDKVG, via the coding sequence ATGGAAAAGGGTCCGGTGACCTCGGCGTACCGCGCCGACGTCGACCGGGTGATCGAAGTGATGAACGCGGCGCTCGCGACCGAGACGGTCTGCGCGCTGCGCTATCGCCAGCACCATTTCGTCGCAACGGGCCTCGACGCCGAGCCGGTGGCGGCGGAGTTCCTGGTGCACGCCAATGAGGAGCAGGAGCACGCCGACCGGCTGGCCACGCGCATCGCCCAGCTCGGCGGGAAGCCGGACTTCAACCCGGACACGCTGACCTCACGGTCGCACTCCGAGTACGAGACCGCCGACAGCCTGGAGACCATGATCCGGGAGAACCTGGTGGCCGAGCGCATCGCCATCGCCTCCTACACCGAGATCATCAACTGGCTCGGTACGAGTGACCCGACCACCCGGCGGCTGTTCGAGGACATCCTGGCTGTCGAGGAGGAGCACGCGGACGACCTGATCGGCTTCCTCGACAAGGTCGGCTGA
- a CDS encoding heme o synthase, whose protein sequence is MRDRVSSYVALTKPRIIELLLVTTLPAMVLAAKGLPSLWTACATLVGGTLAAGSANAINCVADRDIDAVMNRTKRRPLAREQVSPANALRFGIALGAAATLLLGLGANWLSALLADAAILFYVFVYTLGLKRRTPSNIVIGGAAGCFPVLIGWSAVRGDVGWPAIILFAVIFLWTPPHFWSLAMRFRDDYAAAGVPMLPVVAAEASVTRQILWYSWAMVAASLVLVPFGAGVVYDVSAGVLGVAFLVEAHRLHRRVARGEAARPMTLFHASISYLALLFAAVAISQLV, encoded by the coding sequence GTGCGCGACCGGGTCAGCAGCTATGTCGCGCTGACCAAACCCAGGATCATCGAGCTGCTCCTGGTCACGACGCTTCCGGCGATGGTCCTCGCGGCCAAGGGCTTGCCGTCGTTGTGGACCGCGTGCGCGACTCTGGTTGGCGGCACCCTCGCGGCGGGCAGCGCCAACGCGATCAACTGCGTGGCCGACCGGGACATCGACGCGGTCATGAACCGCACCAAGCGCCGCCCGCTCGCCCGGGAGCAGGTGTCGCCGGCGAACGCGCTGCGCTTCGGGATCGCGCTCGGCGCGGCTGCGACGCTGCTGCTCGGGTTGGGCGCCAACTGGCTGTCGGCGTTGCTCGCCGACGCGGCGATCTTGTTCTACGTCTTCGTCTACACCCTCGGGCTGAAGCGGCGTACCCCGTCCAACATCGTGATCGGCGGCGCGGCGGGCTGCTTCCCGGTGCTGATCGGCTGGTCGGCGGTGCGTGGGGACGTCGGCTGGCCGGCGATCATCCTGTTCGCGGTGATCTTCCTGTGGACGCCGCCGCACTTCTGGTCGCTGGCGATGCGGTTCCGCGACGACTATGCGGCGGCCGGCGTACCGATGCTCCCGGTGGTCGCGGCCGAGGCGTCGGTCACGCGGCAGATCCTCTGGTACTCGTGGGCGATGGTCGCCGCGTCGCTGGTTCTCGTGCCGTTCGGGGCCGGGGTCGTGTACGACGTGTCGGCCGGGGTGCTGGGCGTCGCGTTCCTCGTCGAGGCCCATCGGCTGCACCGGCGCGTGGCGCGTGGTGAGGCGGCGCGCCCGATGACGCTGTTCCATGCCTCGATCAGCTACCTCGCGCTGTTGTTCGCCGCGGTGGCCATCAGCCAGCTCGTCTGA
- the tkt gene encoding transketolase, translating into MTATSDRLDWTETDDLAVKVIRGLAMDAVEAAGNGHPGTAMSLAPAAYLLFQRLLRHDPTDPGWLGRDRFVLSCGHSSLTLYIQLFLSGYGLTIEDLKLLRQWGSLTPGHPEHGHTAGVEVTTGPLGQGVANAVGMAMAARYERGLFDPDAAAGESPFDHTIWCFASDGDMEEGISGEASSIAGHQQLGNLVVLYDDNHISIEGDTKVAFSEDVAARYEAYGWHTLHVPDVNDVQAVYDALVAARAETERPTLVVVRSIIGWPAPTKQNTGKAHGAALGAEEIAKTKEILGFDPAVSFYCPEEVLAHTRQVVDRGRAAHAAWQEQMDGWAKADPARAAELQRISERKLPAGWDAKLPDFAGETSISTRKASEAVIQELAAALPELWGGSADLAESNNTGIHGADSFLPEAHGGSPYGRVLHFGIREHAMGAILNGITLHGGTRVFGGTFLTFSDYMRGSVRLAALMKLPVTYVWTHDSIGLGEDGPTHQPIEHLASLRAIPGLDVVRPADATETTVAWRTIIEHTDRPAGLILSRQNLPVIDRATHASAEGVARGAYVLAEASTGTAEVIIISTGSEVPIALEARERLEADGTPTRVVSMPCREWFEAQDAAYQQEVLPPRIRARVSVEAAVAMGWRDFVGDHGECLSIEHFGASAPYQILFEQFGFTADRVVAAAHASLSKVGATKGSTTGN; encoded by the coding sequence GTGACCGCAACGAGCGATCGGCTCGACTGGACCGAGACCGACGACCTGGCGGTGAAGGTGATCCGCGGCCTGGCCATGGACGCCGTGGAGGCGGCCGGCAACGGGCACCCGGGCACCGCGATGAGCCTGGCCCCGGCGGCGTACCTGCTCTTCCAGCGGCTGCTGCGCCACGACCCCACCGACCCGGGCTGGCTGGGCCGCGACCGGTTCGTGCTCAGCTGCGGGCATTCCAGCCTGACGCTCTACATCCAGCTGTTCCTGTCCGGCTATGGCCTGACGATCGAGGACTTGAAGCTGCTCCGGCAGTGGGGCTCGCTCACGCCGGGTCACCCGGAGCACGGCCACACCGCGGGCGTCGAGGTCACGACCGGACCGCTCGGCCAGGGCGTCGCCAACGCGGTGGGCATGGCGATGGCCGCCCGCTACGAGCGCGGCCTGTTCGACCCGGACGCGGCGGCGGGTGAGAGCCCGTTCGACCACACGATCTGGTGCTTCGCCTCCGACGGCGACATGGAGGAGGGCATCTCCGGCGAGGCGAGCTCGATCGCCGGGCACCAGCAGCTCGGCAACCTGGTCGTGCTCTACGACGACAACCACATCTCGATCGAGGGCGACACCAAGGTCGCCTTCTCCGAAGACGTCGCCGCCCGCTACGAGGCCTACGGCTGGCACACGCTGCACGTGCCTGACGTCAACGACGTCCAGGCCGTGTACGACGCGCTCGTTGCCGCCCGCGCCGAGACCGAGCGGCCGACCCTGGTCGTCGTCCGGTCGATCATCGGCTGGCCCGCCCCCACCAAGCAGAACACCGGGAAGGCGCACGGCGCCGCGCTCGGCGCCGAGGAGATCGCGAAGACGAAGGAGATCCTCGGGTTCGACCCGGCGGTCTCGTTCTACTGCCCGGAGGAGGTCCTGGCCCACACCCGCCAGGTGGTCGACCGCGGCCGCGCCGCCCACGCAGCGTGGCAGGAGCAGATGGACGGCTGGGCCAAGGCGGATCCGGCCCGCGCCGCCGAGCTACAGCGGATCAGCGAGCGCAAGCTGCCGGCCGGCTGGGACGCCAAGCTCCCCGACTTCGCCGGCGAGACATCGATCTCGACCCGCAAGGCCAGCGAAGCGGTCATCCAGGAGCTCGCCGCCGCGCTGCCCGAGCTGTGGGGCGGCTCGGCCGACCTCGCCGAGAGCAACAACACCGGCATCCACGGCGCGGACTCCTTCCTGCCGGAGGCGCACGGCGGCTCGCCGTACGGTCGTGTCCTGCACTTCGGGATCCGGGAGCACGCGATGGGCGCGATCCTGAACGGCATCACGCTGCACGGCGGGACCCGCGTGTTCGGCGGGACGTTCTTGACGTTCTCGGACTACATGCGCGGGTCGGTGCGGCTCGCCGCGCTCATGAAGCTGCCGGTGACCTACGTCTGGACCCACGACTCGATCGGCCTCGGCGAGGACGGCCCGACCCACCAGCCGATCGAGCACCTCGCCTCGCTGCGGGCCATCCCCGGACTCGACGTGGTGCGTCCGGCGGACGCCACCGAGACCACCGTCGCCTGGCGCACGATCATCGAGCACACCGACCGCCCGGCGGGGCTGATCCTGAGCCGGCAGAACCTGCCGGTCATCGACCGCGCGACGCACGCCTCCGCCGAGGGCGTCGCACGCGGCGCTTACGTGCTCGCGGAGGCATCGACCGGCACCGCGGAGGTGATCATCATCTCGACCGGCAGTGAGGTGCCGATCGCGCTCGAGGCCCGGGAGCGGCTCGAGGCGGATGGCACGCCGACGCGCGTTGTCTCGATGCCCTGCCGGGAATGGTTCGAGGCGCAGGACGCTGCCTACCAGCAGGAGGTGTTGCCGCCGCGGATCCGGGCCCGGGTCTCCGTCGAGGCGGCCGTCGCGATGGGGTGGCGCGACTTCGTCGGCGACCACGGTGAATGCCTGTCGATCGAGCACTTCGGCGCCAGCGCGCCGTACCAGATCCTGTTCGAGCAGTTCGGCTTCACCGCGGACCGCGTCGTCGCCGCCGCGCACGCCAGCTTGTCCAAGGTCGGTGCCACCAAGGGATCGACCACCGGCAACTAG
- the tal gene encoding transaldolase, whose protein sequence is MTDALKQLSDTGVAIWLDDLSRSRLATGNLAGLVRDSHVVGITTNPTIFQKAISGSETYDDQVRDLATRGVTVEEALRAITAFDVREACDVLRPAYEASGGVDGRVSIEVSPALANNTEATSAEARALWWLVDRPNLFIKIPATKAGLPAIAQVLSEGISVNVTLIFSLERYAEVLDAFIDGIERARLAGHDLSKIGSVGSFFVSRVDSEVDARLDKIGSDEAKALRGKAAIANARLAFELYERKLDTDRWRALREAGAKPQRPLWASTSTKDPSYDDTMYVVELVTDGVVNTMPEPTIHAVADHGKVTGDTIRPNYADAHEVMDALADVGIDFDDVVQLLEDEGVGKFVASWNELTESTKQELEKLAAAK, encoded by the coding sequence ATGACCGACGCGCTCAAGCAGCTGTCCGACACGGGGGTCGCGATCTGGCTGGACGACCTCTCGCGGTCCCGGCTGGCCACGGGCAACCTCGCCGGCCTGGTCCGCGACAGCCACGTCGTGGGGATCACGACCAACCCGACGATCTTCCAGAAGGCGATCAGCGGGAGCGAGACCTACGACGACCAGGTGCGCGACCTCGCCACCCGCGGCGTCACCGTCGAGGAGGCACTGCGTGCGATCACCGCCTTCGACGTCCGCGAAGCGTGCGACGTGCTCCGTCCCGCGTACGAGGCCAGCGGCGGCGTCGACGGTCGCGTCTCGATCGAGGTGAGCCCGGCGCTGGCGAACAACACCGAGGCCACGAGCGCGGAGGCGCGAGCGTTGTGGTGGCTGGTCGACCGACCCAACCTGTTCATCAAGATCCCGGCGACGAAGGCGGGCCTGCCGGCGATCGCGCAGGTGCTCTCCGAAGGCATCAGCGTCAACGTGACGCTGATCTTCTCCCTGGAGCGGTACGCCGAGGTCCTCGACGCCTTCATCGACGGCATCGAGCGCGCCCGGTTGGCCGGTCACGACCTGTCGAAGATCGGATCCGTCGGGTCGTTCTTCGTGTCCCGGGTCGACTCCGAGGTCGACGCCCGGCTGGACAAGATCGGCAGCGACGAGGCCAAGGCGCTGCGCGGCAAGGCCGCGATCGCCAACGCCCGGCTCGCCTTCGAGCTCTACGAACGCAAGCTCGACACGGACCGGTGGCGGGCGCTGCGCGAGGCCGGCGCGAAACCGCAGCGACCGCTGTGGGCGTCGACCTCGACCAAGGACCCGTCCTACGACGACACGATGTATGTCGTCGAGCTGGTCACCGACGGGGTGGTCAACACGATGCCGGAGCCGACGATCCACGCGGTCGCCGATCACGGCAAGGTGACCGGCGACACGATCCGGCCCAACTACGCCGACGCCCACGAGGTGATGGACGCACTGGCGGACGTCGGCATCGACTTCGACGACGTCGTCCAGCTCCTCGAGGACGAAGGCGTCGGGAAGTTCGTCGCCTCCTGGAACGAGCTCACCGAGTCCACGAAGCAGGAGCTCGAGAAGCTGGCTGCCGCCAAGTGA